Proteins encoded by one window of Macaca fascicularis isolate 582-1 chromosome 10, T2T-MFA8v1.1:
- the NOL4L gene encoding nucleolar protein 4-like isoform X7, with amino-acid sequence MSDSTWMSADPHLASSLSPSQDERMRSPQNLHSQEDDDSSSESGSGNGSSTLNPSTSSSTQGDPAFPEMNGNGAVAPMDFTTAAEDQPINLCDKLPPATALGTPSYPSDGCGADGLRSRVKYGVKTTPESPPYSSGSYDSIKTEVSGCPEDLTVGRAPMADDDDDDHDDHEDNDKMNDSEGMDPERLKAFNMFVRLFVDENLDRMVPISKQPKEKIQAIIESCSRQFPEFQERARKRIRTYLKSCRRMKKNGMEMTRPTPPHLTSAMAENILAAACESETRKAAKRMRLEIYQSSQDEPIALDKQHSRDSTAITHSTYSLPASSYSQDPVYANGGLNYSYRGYGALSSNLQPPASLQTGNHSNGYSAQMGHRPLEETAPEETEASSWSQVLP; translated from the exons ATGACTCCTCCTCTGAGAGTGGCAGCGGTAATGGCTCCTCCACCCTGAACCCTTCCACATCGAGCAGCACGCAGGGCGACCCTGCCTTCCCCGAGATGAATGGCAACGGCGCCGTGGCCCCCATGGACTTCACCACGGCCGCCGAGGATCAGCCCATCAACCTGTGTGACAAGCTCCCGCCGGCCACGGCACTTGGCACACCCTCCTACCCCTCCGATGGCTGTGGTGCCGACGGGCTGCGGAGCCGAGTCAAATACGGGGTGAAGACCACCCCTGAG TCCCCCCCCTACAGCTCTGGGAGCTACGATTCCATTAAGACTGAGGTCAGCGGCTGCCCTGAGGACCTGACAGTGGGCCGGGCCCCGATGGCAGATGACGACGATGATGACCATGACGACCATGAGGACAATGACAAGATGAATGACTCTGAAGGCATGGACCCTGAGCGTCTTAAGGCCTTCAAC ATGTTTGTGCGTCTCTTTGTGGACGAGAACCTGGACCGCATGGTGCCCATCTCCAAGCAGCCCAAGGAGAAGATCCAGGCCATCATCGAGTCCTGCAGCCGGCAGTTCCCCGAGTTCCAGGAGCGGGCCCGCAAGCGCATCCGCACGTACCTCAAGTCCTGCCGGCGCATGAAGAAGAACGGCATGGAGATG ACCAGACCCACGCCACCCCACCTGACCTCGGCCATGGCAGAGAACATCCTGGCAGCTGCCTGTGAGAGCGAGACGAGAAAGGCAGCCAAGCGGATGCGTCTGGAGATCTACCAGTCCTCACAG GATGAGCCCATAGCCCTGGACAAGCAGCACTCGCGGGACTCCACAGCCATCACCCACTCCACCTACTCACTGCCAGCCTCCTCCTACTCCCAGGACCCTGTGTACGCCAACGGCGGCCTCAACTACAGTTACCGCGGGTACGGGGCCTTGAGCAGCAACCTGCAGCCCCCTGCCTCCCTCCAAACAGGAAACCACAGTAATG GCTACTCTGCGCAGATGGGGCACAGACCATTAGAGGAGACAGCCCCCGAAGAGACAGAGGCTTCCTCATGGAGTCAGGTGCTGCCGTGA